From the Macadamia integrifolia cultivar HAES 741 unplaced genomic scaffold, SCU_Mint_v3 scaffold2817, whole genome shotgun sequence genome, one window contains:
- the LOC122067296 gene encoding protein FAR1-RELATED SEQUENCE 5-like yields the protein MENVSMNDVSELILGMLFNSEQDAYDYYNSYGRTMGFSVRKHFLNKSKKDKMTITFRGFVCSKPSCRLSDKRDINIVNPRAETRTNCQARMNIYLVDDEKYKCCDFVREHNHELHITATVHMMHSQRNMLDIHRQEIDLADDSGIRPRSTVELMGRQVGGIGNLSCLTQDVRNYLRTKRQRALTYCEMIIDYAQFGDVVSFDTTFRTNKECRLFGLFAGFNHHRGCTVFGAALLYGEIVESFEWLFDVFAEAHSGKKPITIFTDQDKAMRWTRGARTMVVNDSRGKKVEQDVNLDCTQRYKHICPELIHIALEASNTIEGYNLVKDAANELRLKLGNIIINPVDCPDMPILPDFSDDDSISHISSQASVTHQSLDEDYN from the exons ATGGAGAATGTTAGCATGAATGATGTGAGTGAACTTATTTTGGGGATGTTATTCAATTCAGAACAAGATGCATATGATTATTACAACAGTTATGGACGGACAATGGGGTTTAGTGTTAGGAAACACTTTCTGAATAAGAGCAAGAAAGACAAGATGACCATAACATTTAGGGGATTTGTCTGTTCAAAACCTAGTTGTCGGTTGAGTGACAAGCGAGACATCAATATTGTTAACCCCCGAGCTGAGACAAGAACAAATTGTCAGGCACGAATGAACATATATTTGGTTGATGATGAAAAATACAAATGCTGTGACTTTGTGAGGGAACATAATCATGAGCTTCATATTACAGCAACAGTTCACATGATGCATTCACAGAGGAATATGTTAGACATACATAGGCAGGAAATTGATTTGGCAGATGACTCAGGGATCAGGCCTAGATCCACAGTTGAGTTGATGGGTAGGCAAGTTGGTGGGATAGGAAACCTGAGTTGTTTGACCCAAGATGTTAGGAACTATCTCCGCACTAAAAGACAACGTGCCTTGACATATTGTGAA ATGATCATTGACTACGCACAATTTGGAGATGTAGTCAGCTTTGACACTACATTTCGCACCAATAAAGAGTGTAGGCTGTTTGGGTTGTTTGCTGGATTCAATCATCATAGAGGGTGCACTGTATTCGGGGCTGCGCTTTTATATGGTGAGATAGTGGAATCTTTCGAATGGTTGTTTGATGTATTCGCTGAAGCACATAGTGGAAAGAAGCCTATAACTATATTTACGGACCAAGACAAAGCTATG agatggACACGAGGAGCAAGAACTATGGTGGTCAATGACAGTAGGGGGAAAAAAGTTGAACAAGATGTCAACTTGGATTGTACGCAACGGTATAAGCATATTTGTCCTGAACTTATTCATATAGCATTAGAAGCTTCAAATACAATTGAGGGAtacaatttggtgaaagatgcTGCGAATGAATTAAGGTTGAAGCTTGGTAATATTATAATCAACCCAGTTGATTGCCCTGATATGCCAATATTGCCTGATTTCTCTGATGAT GATTCTATTTCCCATATATCATCTCAAGCATCTGTAACTCATCAATCACTGGATGAAGATTATAATTAG